In the genome of Pseudobacteriovorax antillogorgiicola, the window AGATGTTATGCTACACAAGGCAGACATGAACTGGCTCGAAGAGTTACGCAAGAATCTTGCGTGTTATCAGCCAAAACCTGATGGCATTGCCGGCATTCGAAAGTTTTCGGCCTGGCAACCCAATGGCTCACAAGAAACCAAGAAGGAGGTTTGATGCGACGATTGGACCAATAGCTAAGATTCCACAGCACTCACCTCGTGGGCCAAGGGCAAAGCTTGGCCTTCATTCTCTAGATGTCACGACCAACGGAGGCCTCGTGTAGGCCTCCTCCCTTAGTCATTGGCAGCTTTCCTCGTGCCATTTGTTGACACCAGCACAAGCCAATACCTTTGCCTTAACAAGCTCAACAGGATCGAGTTTGTAGTCGTAAGGAACAACGAGTTCCGTAGTCGATTCTCCATCAGGGCCTGCGACCATGTCTCCCCCTGATGGCTTAGACCATGAAATATCCTCAAATCTGTTGCCTTCCAAGTCCCAAAACCCAATGTCTTTGCTATAGAACGAGACAATGGGATTGGAAACCGCCTCGAAGTGATTCCCTTCAATAAGCAACTGGGCTCCCATTCGTGAGTTGATGGCAGAGCCTTGAATATCGTGATAGTAATTATTAAAAATATGGCCAATGCCAAAGCGAAACAATGGGGCTCGCGAGTTCAGAGATTCGAAGCGGTTGTGATGAAACGTGATCCGTCGTGGTTGATCATCGCTGTCTGAATAACCGTGAAGCGAAGCCTTCCAGCTATCATGGAAGTAGTTGTGAGAGATTGTGATATACTGGGCATCACGCTTCGTGTCGAGAAGGCCATCATAGTAATCCTTGTCAACCTCTAAGGATCCAAATAGCTCGTTGTGGTCGATCCAAATGTGGTGAGTTCTCCCATCATTGCTACCAGCAATGCTAATGGCATCCTTGTCTCCAGTATCGACCAATCCAATTTTGAGATTTCGAATGATGATATTGTGAGAGCGAACAATCGTGATGCCGATGCCATCGAACACACCTCGATCATCAACACCAAGGACAGTGACAGAGTTCATATCTTTGATAGAAATCTTGTCTCCCCGGCTATTCTCTGGGGTGATTGTGCCATCGATCAAAATGGTAATGGGAGCCCCAAGCTTCTTGGCAGCATCAAGCTCATCCTGGAGCTGCTCACCTGTTTGCACCGTTACCGTTGGTCCGCCGTCGCCTCCTTGAGTGCCACTGCCCATTGCAGCAAAACCTATAGGTTCATCCCTGGGATTTTGCTCCTGAGGCTCTAGCCTCCAATGCTGATTGCCAGAACCGACCTCTGGCCAGGTAGAGACCAAAGAACCCTCTCCACGTTCTTTTCTGTAAACTTCTAAAAGTTCGTTTGTCACCACAGACCGTATCTTAAAGTAAGGAGCTTCAGATTCGATTTGCCACA includes:
- a CDS encoding RICIN domain-containing protein, with translation MRFNYLIALIFINIAMQACTGGQSKLSVSEDQAQLPGDGPFKLINRLSGLTLTNDDRQETSLLTQEKESHSAGQVFNLKRLGDAYLILDSTARQALTVSPDAAELEGILSWGEISSGVEQMWQIESEAPYFKIRSVVTNELLEVYRKERGEGSLVSTWPEVGSGNQHWRLEPQEQNPRDEPIGFAAMGSGTQGGDGGPTVTVQTGEQLQDELDAAKKLGAPITILIDGTITPENSRGDKISIKDMNSVTVLGVDDRGVFDGIGITIVRSHNIIIRNLKIGLVDTGDKDAISIAGSNDGRTHHIWIDHNELFGSLEVDKDYYDGLLDTKRDAQYITISHNYFHDSWKASLHGYSDSDDQPRRITFHHNRFESLNSRAPLFRFGIGHIFNNYYHDIQGSAINSRMGAQLLIEGNHFEAVSNPIVSFYSKDIGFWDLEGNRFEDISWSKPSGGDMVAGPDGESTTELVVPYDYKLDPVELVKAKVLACAGVNKWHEESCQ